The Petrotoga olearia DSM 13574 genome contains the following window.
CAAGTAACTCAGCCCCACATTCTTCACATATAGCAACAGTCCGTTCGACTTCAATAGGATAATTCTTAACGTTATAATTCTCTCTCTTTTTTATCGTTTTATACCTCACCAATTTTCCACATTGCTCACAGAACAACCTTTCTTTTGGTTTTTTCAATTCATACATTTCCTTCACCCTCCTCTGACTCATGAAAAGACAAAAGTACCATGTAATCTTTTTTTTCAACGTATTTTATTTTTATATAAATTTGATACACTTCATCCTCAACACACAATTGTTTTTTAAAAATATAAACAGTTCCTTCAGGAAAATTAGTATCTTTCTCTACACCATCTAATATAAAATCATCTTTTGTTAATTCGTTAAGTAAAAAATTATGAACGTCTTGCTCAGTCCATCCGATCTTGGTTAGAAACTCAGTATTTTTCACCCTTTTCACGAGCTGTAATTGATTATTATTAATAACTTGTTTCAATAATTCCAGAAAAAATTCAACCATTTTATAACTCCTGCACTCATATTATACCATCAATTGATGGTATAATATATTAAATATTGTTACAAAATACATCTTTATATTAACTCTCCTAAATGACACAAACTAATATTTTTTTGACTTGTAGGTTAACGGTTTGAGCTTTTTATAAAGTGTTTATACGTAGTGCCCTATCAAATTTCATCTTCAGATGTTTCCTTTTGACTTATTGCTTCTAACATTAGAGAGAGTGCATCTGTGAGGTCTATTATCAACTTTTTTACCTTTGCAGAATTGGACAACTTAACCAATCCAAAATGTTGTAGCTCCTTATCAAAGTTTGAACCTTTGCGATGAGCCGCCCCAGTTGATCGAATCGTCTGCACAGTACGCAGAGGCTGTATAATCTGCAACCTAGTATTATCTTTAACTCCTATTTTTCTCAAATAGACTTCAAGCAAGTCGATGGAACCTTTAATTGAGCGTTTATCAATTTTTTGACCACTTTCATGTGAAAGAAGCCTAACGTTTAACGAATCAACAGTAATTTTTGCTAATACTTGTACTAACTCATCGAACTCCTTCCATTCCTCGGTTAAAGGTAAATGTAACGTCTGATAAGCATGTCGATCTTTCTCATCGAGGTCTAGAAATAACTCCTCACCATATCTTGCTTTCGCTTCAAGCTGAATTTTCTCGAATGCTACTTGAAAGTAATAAACTGGATCATCTGTTGGTTCAGCGAGATCTACCATAAAATCACGGAAAAAGCGATGTCTGGTAATTGTTCCTCTAGGGGAAACATTAAATTGACGCCAATGTAATTGTTCCCTGTAGGGAATACGGCCTAAATATCCAAGCCAGACGTGAACAAGCTCTTCCTCTGTTATATCTATGGGAAGGTGCCATAAGTCAAGGCACCCTATACCTGAGTTGCTGACCTTATAGCGACTCGGCTCTTGGTAGTATTTAATCAAAACCTCTCGATTAAAGTATACTGGGGTAAAAAAGGACGGAGTCCCACGGTCAACATAATGGTTGCTAAGTTCTTCCTCGTTACATGTGAATTCAACATCATTACCTTGTTCATCACGACTTATGATAAATTTGGCAAATTTTTTCTCTCTCTTTCCCGTAGCAAACCAAGTATGGCACTTGTCGGGTTCAGAATAGGGGAAGATCACATCCTTACCAAGAATACTTGATGAACTCTGGTAACCATTCATAGGAATGTCAGTGCGAAGCCAAAGTTCAAAACAAGACGATTCATCTCCCAAGGAGTAACTCGCAAATTTCCCTTTAATATGTTCGCTAATGTCTTCCTTGACCCTCCGCCAATGATCATGATAACGAACAAGGTAGCATTGATTGGCAGCCAGGTAATCTTTCAAATGATGAGCGTCAATTAAAACTAGACGATTATTATTCTCTTGTTTAATACGAACTATTGGTCGTATATTCCCATCATCGTCAATACGTTGATATTCATTTTTCTCAGTCACAAAAAAAGCCTCGTGATACAGGATAAAATTTTGTACTAGTTCGAAGGTGTTTGAAATAAAGCCGTGGAATTCGCGATAAATCACAAATGGGCGGAATTTGATACCGCCAATTTCAGCCTCCAGGCCAGGGTCGTAATGGGCTTTCTTTTCTCCATCACATACATAGAAAAAAGGTTTTCCAAATTCTAGTTGGACATCCCAATTAGCTTTTGACAATAACCTCTCAAGATTATCTTTTGTCGCAGAGGCAAGCGCACTAAAGGTGAAGAAATTATTAGTTCCTTCTTTCCATGAACGAGCGGCAACAATCCAGTCTGATGATTTTGTCTCTTCTTCAGTAATCCAGTCTTCAAAAGCCAAAAAGGATAAAATTTTCCTTAACTCTTCTTTACCAGTAAAACCGCGTAGTATACTAGGAATTCTATTGTCTTTGTTCATGACTTTTCCTCTCCAATTTTATTGGGGTATTACGCATAACTTCGGTATATCTGCAATACTTCGTATAACATCCCAATCTTAGTAGTATATGTACCTCAAATATTCCTCCATTTTGGACTTATATCTGAACTACTTAATATATACCTCTATGAATGAACACTTCTTCTCTCCCAAGCGTTTTCCAATCAACCCTATTATACCATTACCTTTCTTATTTTAAAACACGAAACTATAAAACCCAACTTGCCTACTTTTTCTTCCTAAAACGGGTGGGAAACGTGGTGAAAGGGCAAAAGAATCTTTCCCTAATGGGCGAGGAGCGGGGAAGGGCGCTATAAAGCTCATTATACGAGAGTTATATGATAAGATAGCACACCTTCAAAAACATATGGTATAATTAAATTGACAAAGAAAACAATTTACTCCTCTTACGGGCGGGGAGCGGGGCGAAGGGGCGCTAAACACAACAAAAAATAAACCAAAAAGGAGAAGCTTATGTCTAATCCAATAAAAGATTCCATATTCAAAGAATTATTTGAAGACAGAACTATATTCTATGACTTCCTAAAAGCCTTTCTACCAAAAGAAATCACAAAACAAATAAAAGAGACAGATTTAAAACGTGAACAAACTGAACTAAAGGGATGGTCTTTTACGATGGAAAAGCGAAATGGACATCACCAACGGATGTGAAAGACAAGATAACAAAGATACAAAACATGGAAGAGTATTTGATAAAAGCTGAATATGAACTAATAAGTTTAAGTAATATAAAAGAAGAAACGATAATAAACATGAAGAAGGCACTAGGAGTAATCTTATTAACGGACAAACCAAACGTAAGGATAAAAAACGCAGAAGAGTTGATAAAGATGATAAATGAAGATATAATATCGAAATTGCCGAAAGAAGAACAAGAGAAGTTTGAAAAACACAGGAACGCATTCTTAGAATTGCTTAGAAAGAGGACAGATTACAAAGAGATAGAAGAAAGGTACGAAGAGCTAAAAGAAATGGAGGTGCCAAAAATGTTTAACACATTAGAAGAGATAGCAAAAAAAGATAGAGAAAAAGCTAAATTGGAAGGTAAAGTAGAAGGAAAACTTGAAGAAAGAAGAGAAGTAGCTATAAAGTTATTAAGTAAACGATTTGGCAGACAATTAACCACAGAGATGAAAGAAAAGATAAAAGAAGCTGAAGAAGCAAAAATAAACCAAATAATCGACAATATATTTGAAATAACAATAGAAGAACTAAAAGAAATATTGAAATAATGGTAGCAGGTGAAACACAATCTGATATTTTTGGATAGCTAACAGGGCAAAACCCTTTTCCATTTCCTCATAGGTTAGTTGCGGAGTAAAATGGAAAAGGCTTTTTTCCTTATGGGCAGGCGGACAAACTTTGCATAATCGGGCACACTTTTCGTTTAGAAAGTGTATCATTTATATATTTTTGTACAATTTTATAAATTTTAATTTTTAAAACTTCACTATTCATAATTTTTTCATCAATAGCTCTCGTTAATTCAATTCCAATTTTTTGATTATCAAACTCAACTATGAAATCAGGAGATTCGCTACATTCTAATTGATAATTTTTTGGAAAAAGATCCTCATCAAAAATTTTATAATAATCGCAGAAAAAATCTTCTAATAGCTTAAATTCTTCTTTTTTCTTATCGTTTATTTTTTATCACCCCACTTTGTAGTAGCAATTCCCATACTTTTAAGTGTTTTAGAAAGTATACCGACAATTGGTCCAACAGATGGTACACTTACTAAAGGAAAGTACACCTACCTCTCACACAAATTCTATATAAGGTTCCTATAAAATCAAATAAATTTCACCTTTTTGGCCTTTTTTCACCTAATAAATACTTTCTCTTCAGCATTTGCTATGGCTATTGATACCAAGTTTCTCTTCTATCTCCCTTGCTTGATAGGTGAAGGAAGAATAACTTCCTTTGTATCCTTCTTCACAGATGAGTTCGTATATACGTCTTTTGGTTAACTTTTGGTTCTTGGGTTGATTTGAATTGTATTCTAACAAGTGTTTGATACGTTTTTCAAAATCTCCATTTACTGGTTTATCTCTATCAACGTTCATATGATACTTCTGTTCTGGATTCTTGATAGCTCTTTTAACCGTTGCTCTGTGTATCCCCATTTCTTTTGCTATCTCTCTTTGACTTTTGTGTTTGTTAAAATACAAAAATCTTATATAATTGTATTGTACCTTCTCTATCACCTTCCTTGAACCCCCCTTCGGGGCGTTTCCCCCCCTGTACAATTTTTTTATCCAAATTCATTATACAGGATTTGTGTGATAGGGTGGTACACTTTTCGATGAATAAGTGCAAAAAAATTGGTTAGATTATAAATCGATGTCTTTAAAATGATACTCTTTCCTTCAACCCAAACATTCTTCTTTGACTTAACAAAAGCATTCTCGCAATCTACAAGATGAACGTTCTTCAATAAAACGGGCGCAGTGTGAAAAGAAACAAACCCTTTTCCTTATGGTTGAAAAGCTGGGAAAGGGACCGCAAGTCCCTCTTTCCTTATAGGGTGGGGAGCGGGGGAAGGGCGCTATAAAACTCATTATACAGGAGTTGGATAATAAGATAACACATCTTCAAAAACATATGGTATA
Protein-coding sequences here:
- a CDS encoding type II toxin-antitoxin system MqsR family toxin — its product is MVEFFLELLKQVINNNQLQLVKRVKNTEFLTKIGWTEQDVHNFLLNELTKDDFILDGVEKDTNFPEGTVYIFKKQLCVEDEVYQIYIKIKYVEKKDYMVLLSFHESEEGEGNV
- a CDS encoding Rpn family recombination-promoting nuclease/putative transposase, which produces MVFYDGKAKWTSPTDVKDKITKIQNMEEYLIKAEYELISLSNIKEETIINMKKALGVILLTDKPNVRIKNAEELIKMINEDIISKLPKEEQEKFEKHRNAFLELLRKRTDYKEIEERYEELKEMEVPKMFNTLEEIAKKDREKAKLEGKVEGKLEERREVAIKLLSKRFGRQLTTEMKEKIKEAEEAKINQIIDNIFEITIEELKEILK